DNA from Bradyrhizobium japonicum USDA 6:
TCGAAGAGTTGATCGAGCCACGGCAGCAGCTGCTCGATCGACGGCAGCTGGCCGGGCGGTCCGGGCTCGCCGCGAGGGCCTTGCGGCCCCGCCGGCCCCTGCGGCCCGGCCGCGCCCCGCGCGCCGGCTTCGCCGGGCTTGCCCGGCAGGCCGGCCTTGCCCTGCGCTCCGGCTTTTCCGGCCGCCCCGGGCTTGCCTTGCGGTCCCGGCTTGCCGCGCTGGCCGTCCGGGCCACGCCGGCCGGGATGCCCCTGCGGCCCCGGCCGTCCGGGTTCGCCCTGCCGTCCGCGCGGACCTTGCGGTCCCTGCCGTTTCTGTTCGTCTGCCACGCCACCGCTCCCTCGACCGGAAGCAAGCTACTTAGCGGCGTTTGACGACAGCAGCAATTCCGCCGGCGCTTCGCGCCGGGCTTGATCAACACCAATCGTGCCACGTCGCGTGCTAGTCGTGATACGCGGGCACGTCGATGCCGGACGCCGCATAGATCCTGATCTTGTTGCGCAACGTGCGCACCGACAGGCCGAGCACGCGCGATGCGCGCGTGCGGTTGCCGTCGCAGCGTGCGAGCGTCTGGAGCACGAGCTCGCGCTCGACCTCGTCGACGGTCGCGCCGATCAACAGCGGAACGATTTCGTTAGGGGCAAGAAATTGCGCGCCCGGATCGGACGCAGCGACATGAACAGTGGTCATCAAC
Protein-coding regions in this window:
- a CDS encoding helix-turn-helix domain-containing protein, giving the protein MTTVHVAASDPGAQFLAPNEIVPLLIGATVDEVERELVLQTLARCDGNRTRASRVLGLSVRTLRNKIRIYAASGIDVPAYHD
- a CDS encoding collagen-like protein, coding for MADEQKRQGPQGPRGRQGEPGRPGPQGHPGRRGPDGQRGKPGPQGKPGAAGKAGAQGKAGLPGKPGEAGARGAAGPQGPAGPQGPRGEPGPPGQLPSIEQLLPWLDQLFDAWDERRRQREREAAEREALEAAVLEVDEAIVDDDADDGEGDDHRKKKKKKKRGHKD